One window of Alkaliphilus metalliredigens QYMF genomic DNA carries:
- a CDS encoding SagB/ThcOx family dehydrogenase, protein MTKNIGKEFMKYTKYEYLVPSDQEKELPQPPLENAYEGSEDKINLPSPDKIKVGEIDLKKAMEVRKSLRKYSQKSLEIEELGFLLWYTQGVKSVVSRPATLRTVPSAGARHALETYLLINQVEGIKPGIYRYLALAHQLVPINLADTLADKVTQACHNQEFVNQSAVTFIWVADIYRMKWRYGERGYRYIHLDAGHVCQNLYLAAEGIDSGVCAIAAFDDDEINRLIGVDGEQQFVTYIATLGKK, encoded by the coding sequence ATGACTAAAAATATTGGAAAAGAGTTCATGAAATATACAAAGTATGAATATTTAGTGCCATCGGATCAGGAAAAAGAACTGCCACAGCCACCCTTAGAGAATGCCTATGAAGGCAGTGAAGACAAAATCAACCTACCCTCTCCAGACAAAATAAAGGTTGGAGAAATAGACCTAAAGAAAGCCATGGAAGTTAGAAAAAGTCTTAGAAAATATTCCCAAAAATCCTTGGAAATTGAAGAACTAGGATTCCTACTGTGGTATACCCAAGGTGTGAAATCTGTGGTTTCAAGACCAGCTACTCTAAGAACGGTTCCTTCAGCTGGGGCAAGACATGCCTTGGAAACCTATCTGTTAATCAATCAAGTGGAGGGAATTAAGCCAGGGATCTATCGCTACCTCGCCTTGGCCCATCAACTGGTTCCAATCAATTTAGCAGATACATTAGCAGATAAAGTGACACAAGCCTGTCATAATCAAGAATTTGTTAACCAGAGTGCCGTGACCTTCATATGGGTAGCTGATATTTATCGCATGAAGTGGCGATATGGAGAAAGAGGCTATCGATATATTCATCTAGATGCAGGGCATGTTTGCCAAAACCTGTATTTAGCAGCAGAAGGGATTGATAGTGGCGTCTGTGCAATTGCAGCCTTTGATGATGATGAAATCAATCGGTTGATTGGCGTCGATGGAGAACAACAATTTGTAACCTATATAGCTACCCTAGGAAAGAAATAA
- a CDS encoding energy-coupling factor ABC transporter permease, which produces MSHIHVPDGIIPAIWWVSGYVGTCIVIYFIMKSLDKEEVRQKIPFTGIAAAIMLIGMSVPLVIVPLHLSLAVLTGILIGPKLGFLAVFVVNLILALFGHGGITIVGLNTLVIGSEVAIGFYLFRYLSNNYHKVTSTVIATVVALVVSMTLMVSFVAITADVTEALPHHHAEGVTQEVTYEDDSSTQYGEGLQQEIASMRYFMFSGWIAVLLILLGGIALEATGTALIVRYFLKVRPDLILSPAEKV; this is translated from the coding sequence ATGAGTCATATTCATGTCCCAGATGGCATTATACCTGCTATATGGTGGGTGTCTGGATATGTTGGCACCTGTATTGTTATCTATTTTATTATGAAGAGCCTTGACAAAGAAGAGGTAAGACAAAAAATTCCCTTCACCGGAATAGCAGCTGCTATTATGTTGATAGGAATGTCGGTACCATTAGTAATTGTACCATTACATCTAAGCCTTGCGGTATTAACGGGAATTTTAATAGGGCCTAAGTTAGGGTTTTTAGCAGTATTTGTAGTTAACTTAATTTTAGCTTTATTTGGCCATGGGGGTATAACAATTGTTGGTTTGAACACCTTGGTAATTGGTTCAGAAGTAGCTATAGGATTCTATTTGTTCAGGTATTTGAGTAATAATTATCATAAGGTCACAAGTACTGTCATTGCCACAGTGGTAGCATTAGTAGTATCCATGACACTAATGGTTAGTTTTGTAGCGATTACTGCCGACGTAACAGAAGCGCTACCCCATCACCATGCAGAGGGTGTTACACAAGAAGTGACCTATGAAGATGACTCTTCAACTCAGTATGGAGAAGGACTTCAGCAGGAAATTGCGTCCATGCGCTACTTTATGTTTAGTGGGTGGATAGCTGTATTGTTAATACTCTTAGGAGGGATTGCTTTAGAGGCAACAGGAACAGCCCTGATAGTAAGATACTTCTTAAAGGTGAGGCCAGACCTTATTCTATCACCTGCTGAAAAGGTGTAG
- a CDS encoding indolepyruvate oxidoreductase subunit beta — METKNIMLAGVGGQGLVLTTRIICDAALEEGLDVKSNDVVGLSQRGGMVWGSVRIGKSIASPNIPEGEGDILMGMEPLEAYRWRYLMKSTAIIVLNQNRVYPTPVLLEKEAYPQAEVAGLSKDFTYSEIDALEEAKKLGNDKVANTILLGMMAKHLPLSQDSWKRSLTKNVPSKAIDVNLKAFDLGFEFS, encoded by the coding sequence ATGGAAACGAAAAATATTATGCTGGCCGGTGTTGGTGGCCAAGGTCTTGTCCTCACAACTAGAATCATATGTGATGCAGCACTTGAGGAAGGTTTAGATGTAAAGAGTAATGATGTCGTAGGTCTTTCTCAGCGTGGAGGCATGGTTTGGGGTTCTGTACGTATTGGCAAATCCATTGCTTCTCCTAATATTCCCGAAGGAGAGGGAGATATTCTCATGGGAATGGAACCATTAGAAGCCTATCGGTGGAGATATTTAATGAAAAGCACTGCCATTATTGTACTCAATCAAAATCGAGTTTATCCTACACCGGTTTTACTGGAAAAAGAAGCTTACCCACAGGCAGAAGTGGCGGGTCTCTCCAAGGACTTTACTTATTCTGAGATTGATGCCCTAGAGGAGGCTAAAAAACTAGGCAATGATAAAGTAGCCAATACCATTTTACTGGGTATGATGGCAAAGCATTTGCCCCTAAGTCAGGATTCATGGAAGAGGTCTCTTACAAAAAACGTGCCTTCCAAGGCCATTGATGTCAATCTAAAAGCCTTTGATTTAGGCTTTGAATTTAGCTAA
- a CDS encoding energy-coupling factor ABC transporter ATP-binding protein has product MEPLIKVQCLKHVYPDKTEVSVCGLDFIVSKGERTVILGPNGAGKTTLLAHILGLLAPVEGVVEVMGLPPYKNFNEIRKNIGVVFQNVDEQIIGPRVYDDIAFTPRNEGLSKEAVHEKVMKVAKTLNIEDLLNKIPHYLSGGQKKKVALAGAIVMMPKILIMDEPFDSLDPKSKVEMLDMINCLNKEYGITLVITTHDINLVLGLADTIYILNQGNVVAKGTPEEIFMQDEILRKANLEPPILVALFSRLREKGYDVISPISLESAEEQLLLILQNAGRVGEGVSS; this is encoded by the coding sequence ATGGAGCCTTTAATAAAGGTACAGTGCTTAAAGCATGTTTATCCTGATAAAACAGAAGTGAGTGTTTGTGGGTTGGATTTTATTGTGTCAAAGGGAGAAAGAACGGTAATATTAGGTCCTAATGGTGCTGGAAAAACAACACTACTGGCTCATATATTAGGATTACTTGCTCCTGTTGAAGGAGTAGTAGAGGTGATGGGGCTACCGCCTTATAAGAATTTTAATGAGATACGTAAAAATATAGGTGTTGTCTTTCAAAATGTAGATGAGCAAATCATTGGACCCAGGGTCTATGATGATATTGCTTTTACGCCTCGTAATGAGGGGTTATCTAAGGAAGCGGTTCATGAAAAAGTAATGAAAGTTGCTAAAACCCTTAACATAGAAGACTTACTCAATAAAATCCCCCATTATCTGAGCGGAGGCCAGAAAAAAAAAGTGGCCTTAGCAGGGGCTATTGTTATGATGCCCAAAATATTAATTATGGATGAACCATTTGATTCTTTAGATCCAAAGTCTAAGGTAGAAATGCTAGATATGATCAACTGTTTAAACAAAGAGTATGGCATAACATTGGTTATTACTACTCATGATATTAATTTAGTACTAGGATTAGCAGATACGATTTATATTTTAAATCAAGGGAATGTCGTGGCCAAGGGGACCCCTGAAGAAATATTTATGCAGGATGAAATCTTAAGAAAAGCAAACTTAGAACCACCTATTTTAGTAGCGTTATTTTCAAGACTACGAGAAAAAGGATATGATGTTATATCGCCAATTAGCTTAGAGAGTGCAGAAGAACAATTATTATTGATATTACAAAATGCTGGGAGGGTGGGGGAAGGTGTATCTTCATAA
- a CDS encoding glucosaminidase domain-containing protein, which translates to MITFVDRLATKPILTRENIFSLKKYIEFKYPHHGEKHKAQILAKSIRQVIDHELKGFEVHHQEELRTRLLQKTLFEQQRSILCSDIVECCITMDSFTDDTLDTLSNWINHKIQDSIDIETIMNYREAVLSKDQKNLAESFIEEVPLVYAPFVGEVDQVIDEVTTNRESSRIFTRLSNHHLSIFILLTFVLLFIGYSINIDPSTTSEPAVRFNIDEPMSQLTSGSFTTLMDEIITFYHIPQTLRYRNINENHLRFYLIDRGSLLGRDPHFLTIIETSKKFHLDPLILFSIAGHEQGFIPESHPNAGEIINNPYNVFESWIKYNTNLEDSSAIAARTVSNLLKGLPKGMDPFKWINRRYAEDPDWWRGVRSIYEHLNKIVESN; encoded by the coding sequence ATGATTACTTTCGTAGATCGATTAGCAACGAAACCTATTTTGACAAGGGAAAACATCTTTTCCTTAAAAAAATATATTGAATTTAAATATCCCCATCATGGCGAAAAGCACAAGGCACAAATTTTAGCCAAGTCTATTCGTCAAGTAATCGATCATGAATTAAAGGGCTTTGAGGTTCATCATCAGGAGGAGCTCCGAACACGCCTTTTACAGAAAACTTTATTCGAACAACAAAGATCCATTCTTTGCTCTGATATCGTAGAGTGCTGTATCACAATGGATAGCTTTACTGATGATACTTTAGACACACTTAGCAATTGGATTAACCACAAAATCCAAGATAGCATTGATATTGAAACCATTATGAATTATCGAGAAGCAGTTTTATCTAAGGATCAGAAAAATCTTGCTGAATCCTTCATAGAAGAAGTCCCTTTAGTTTACGCCCCTTTTGTGGGGGAAGTTGATCAAGTCATTGATGAAGTCACTACTAATAGAGAATCCAGCCGAATTTTCACAAGATTATCTAACCACCATTTATCTATATTCATATTATTAACTTTTGTACTTCTTTTTATTGGCTACTCTATTAATATAGATCCATCTACCACATCGGAGCCAGCTGTACGTTTTAATATCGATGAGCCCATGAGTCAACTAACATCAGGCTCTTTTACGACTCTGATGGATGAAATTATTACTTTTTATCATATCCCTCAGACCCTTCGCTATCGAAATATTAATGAAAATCACTTGCGATTTTATTTAATTGACAGAGGCTCTCTCCTAGGAAGAGATCCACATTTTTTAACCATTATAGAGACAAGCAAAAAGTTTCATCTTGACCCACTTATCCTTTTTTCTATTGCAGGACATGAGCAAGGTTTTATTCCTGAAAGTCACCCTAATGCAGGAGAAATCATCAACAATCCCTACAATGTTTTTGAAAGTTGGATCAAGTATAATACGAATCTTGAAGATTCTTCAGCCATTGCCGCACGAACAGTTTCGAACTTACTTAAGGGATTGCCCAAGGGAATGGATCCCTTCAAGTGGATTAATCGCAGGTATGCAGAGGACCCTGATTGGTGGCGAGGTGTGAGATCAATATATGAACATTTAAACAAGATTGTCGAATCAAATTAA
- a CDS encoding copper amine oxidase N-terminal domain-containing protein, with the protein MKKFVAGLMVGVTLMGGISYASNSSVQGALESFRFLINGEATQQQGFIHEGRTYVPVRFVSEILGKEVLWDGATRTIHIDEKTGVTYDNGRYRGTYGDRGDQQVSIEFHLEDNIIKDLSYRYLYHSGNDYRKIEEGQPLYPVVQQHQQVLDYLDGKSLDAIYDLYNPGNIVADIDSFTGATIRGSKIFSAIQDGLNRGVYVPAGDFSREVSVYEDGRYRGVFSDGGAQQVSIQFHLEDNVMKDLSYRHLYHRDTDYRQIEQSHPLYSIVVQHQQILDHLEGKPLEAMFALHNPGDLIEDIDTFTGATIRGNKVLSAIRDGLNRGIYTPSGDVSTAVKVYEDGRYRGIYGDRGDQQVSIQFHLEDNLLTNLSYRHLYHSGNDYRQIEEGHALYPVVVQHQQILDHLEGKPLAAIFDLHNTGDFIEDIDTFTGATMRGNKVLSAIQDGLNRGIY; encoded by the coding sequence ATGAAGAAGTTTGTGGCAGGATTAATGGTTGGCGTAACTTTAATGGGTGGCATTTCTTATGCGTCTAATTCAAGCGTACAGGGAGCCTTAGAATCTTTTAGGTTTTTAATCAATGGAGAAGCGACTCAACAACAAGGTTTTATTCATGAAGGAAGAACCTATGTACCAGTAAGATTTGTATCAGAAATATTAGGGAAAGAAGTGTTGTGGGATGGTGCAACTCGAACGATCCATATCGATGAAAAGACCGGAGTAACTTATGATAATGGAAGATATAGAGGAACTTATGGAGATAGAGGGGACCAGCAAGTAAGCATCGAGTTCCACTTAGAAGATAATATCATTAAAGACCTCAGCTATCGATACCTATATCACTCGGGTAACGACTATCGTAAGATTGAAGAGGGACAACCACTATACCCAGTCGTGCAACAGCATCAGCAAGTACTAGACTACTTAGATGGAAAATCACTTGATGCCATCTATGACCTTTACAATCCAGGAAATATAGTAGCGGATATTGATAGCTTCACAGGAGCCACTATTCGAGGTTCAAAAATCTTCTCTGCTATACAAGATGGTTTAAATAGAGGAGTCTATGTGCCAGCTGGTGATTTTAGCAGAGAAGTTAGCGTCTATGAGGATGGAAGGTACAGAGGTGTATTTTCAGATGGTGGAGCACAACAAGTGAGTATTCAATTTCACTTAGAAGACAATGTAATGAAGGATTTAAGCTACAGACACCTATACCATCGTGATACTGACTATCGTCAAATTGAGCAAAGTCACCCATTATACTCAATAGTGGTACAGCATCAGCAAATCTTAGATCACCTAGAGGGGAAACCATTAGAAGCTATGTTTGCTCTACATAATCCAGGAGACTTGATAGAAGATATTGATACTTTTACTGGGGCTACAATTAGAGGAAACAAAGTACTTTCTGCAATTAGAGATGGATTAAATAGAGGTATATATACGCCATCTGGGGACGTTAGTACAGCCGTTAAAGTTTATGAAGATGGAAGATATAGAGGAATATACGGAGACAGAGGAGATCAACAAGTAAGCATTCAGTTTCATTTAGAAGACAATCTACTGACAAACTTAAGCTATAGACATTTATACCATTCTGGTAATGACTATCGCCAGATTGAGGAAGGTCATGCACTGTATCCAGTAGTGGTACAGCATCAGCAAATCCTAGACCATCTAGAGGGGAAACCATTAGCAGCTATTTTTGATCTGCATAATACAGGAGACTTTATAGAAGATATTGATACCTTTACAGGAGCTACAATGAGAGGAAATAAAGTGCTTTCTGCAATTCAGGATGGGTTAAATAGAGGTATATATTAA
- a CDS encoding GIY-YIG nuclease family protein has product MPYTYIVECKDGTYYTGWTVDLEARVKMHNEGKGAKYTRNKRPVKLIYWELKEDRSQAQKRERAIQKMNKSAKVQLVQQMSK; this is encoded by the coding sequence ATGCCATATACGTATATTGTTGAATGCAAAGATGGGACATATTATACTGGATGGACCGTAGATCTTGAAGCAAGAGTAAAGATGCATAATGAGGGCAAAGGGGCTAAGTATACAAGGAATAAAAGACCCGTTAAATTGATTTATTGGGAGCTAAAAGAAGATCGTAGTCAGGCACAAAAAAGAGAAAGAGCCATCCAGAAAATGAATAAATCAGCCAAAGTACAATTGGTACAGCAAATGAGTAAATGA
- a CDS encoding energy-coupling factor transporter transmembrane component T family protein: MHLAEIDEISNNGNSLLHRTGTIAKVILVMCILASFIITNDLMKLGFLIGVLLILFIIGKVPLNKVIHLGLYPAFFSIIFALLRAQQGWLLGIIVIVKAVGTAFTMILLITTTSYVDIFSFFSLFMPSLLVDIFLFTYRSFFILISKIENLFKNMRLRGGYRSFNIFKNLKNIAAILGMLIIHSFEMSERMYKIYSLRGYQGTIPLRVELWPLKGKDFIFITLGLMILTGTVMTWSL; encoded by the coding sequence ATGCATTTAGCTGAAATTGATGAAATATCCAACAATGGCAATAGTCTTTTACATAGAACAGGAACAATAGCAAAAGTAATACTAGTAATGTGTATATTGGCAAGTTTCATTATTACCAATGATTTAATGAAGCTAGGTTTTCTTATAGGTGTTTTACTGATTCTTTTTATTATTGGAAAAGTGCCGTTAAATAAAGTGATTCACTTAGGTCTATATCCAGCTTTTTTTAGTATCATTTTTGCTCTTTTAAGGGCACAGCAAGGATGGTTGTTGGGAATAATCGTAATAGTAAAGGCTGTAGGAACAGCTTTTACCATGATATTATTAATCACCACGACTTCCTATGTAGATATTTTTTCTTTCTTTTCTTTATTTATGCCATCATTATTGGTGGATATTTTCCTTTTTACTTATCGATCGTTTTTCATATTGATAAGTAAAATTGAAAATCTATTTAAGAATATGCGATTAAGGGGAGGGTACAGGTCCTTTAATATATTTAAAAATCTTAAAAATATTGCAGCTATATTAGGAATGCTAATTATTCATTCCTTTGAAATGAGTGAGAGAATGTATAAAATTTATTCATTAAGGGGCTATCAAGGCACGATCCCCCTAAGAGTAGAGCTATGGCCCCTAAAAGGAAAAGATTTCATATTTATTACTTTAGGGTTAATGATTTTAACTGGGACGGTGATGACATGGAGCCTTTAA
- a CDS encoding aminotransferase class V-fold PLP-dependent enzyme, which yields MEGCRVSYGTFKTEKEGLEMDIENIRNEFPILINNPDKIYFDSASTTQKPYAVIHTLNNFYTNCCANIGRGSYEWANKLDIEVNEARKKVASFINAPSPNEIVFTSGTTHSSNTIIYSWALHHLKEGDEVLVCYSDHKSAIMPWIHIKNILQGFSIKIKVIPILINSQGDYNEIDLYEKVNRKTKVINLTHIHNVFGIEMGIKEMISNLRSNKEIVFIVDASQSIGHVRVDVQDLEADFLYFSGHKMFAANGTGVLWVNKRLHSQIRPFMVGGNNKIEVSGEGFYHEDKIQNLLESGTMDIPSILTLGAAIDFIKEIGIEQIEAYLLHLTQYLIEELKTIKEVQFLPGPALCSCIIGNGIVSFKIQGEKSQDIGYVLNDYGVFIRAGSHCMGDESLAEDSIRVSLQIYNTVEEIDRFISIIKEIVEAI from the coding sequence ATGGAGGGATGCAGGGTATCCTATGGAACGTTCAAGACAGAAAAAGAAGGGTTAGAGATGGATATAGAAAATATAAGAAATGAATTTCCTATACTAATCAATAATCCTGACAAAATATATTTTGATAGTGCATCTACTACCCAAAAACCGTACGCTGTCATTCATACATTAAATAACTTTTATACAAACTGTTGTGCGAATATAGGAAGAGGTAGTTATGAATGGGCAAACAAGCTTGATATAGAGGTAAATGAAGCAAGAAAAAAAGTTGCATCATTTATCAATGCACCAAGCCCAAACGAGATTGTTTTTACTTCTGGCACTACCCACAGTTCCAATACAATCATTTACTCCTGGGCACTTCACCATCTTAAAGAGGGCGATGAAGTATTGGTATGTTACTCAGACCACAAGTCTGCCATTATGCCATGGATACATATTAAAAATATTTTACAGGGTTTTAGCATTAAAATAAAAGTGATCCCCATTCTGATCAATAGTCAAGGAGATTATAATGAAATAGATTTGTATGAAAAGGTCAATCGTAAAACTAAAGTCATTAATCTCACTCATATACACAATGTTTTTGGTATTGAGATGGGGATAAAAGAAATGATTAGTAATCTCAGGAGCAACAAAGAGATTGTATTTATAGTTGATGCCAGCCAAAGCATTGGGCATGTTAGGGTAGATGTCCAGGACTTAGAGGCAGACTTTCTCTACTTTTCAGGGCATAAAATGTTTGCTGCAAACGGTACAGGAGTATTATGGGTTAATAAAAGGCTTCACAGTCAAATAAGACCATTTATGGTGGGTGGGAATAATAAGATTGAAGTTAGTGGAGAAGGTTTTTATCATGAGGATAAAATACAGAATTTACTAGAATCAGGAACCATGGACATTCCTTCTATATTAACCCTTGGGGCAGCCATTGATTTTATTAAAGAAATAGGCATAGAGCAAATAGAAGCATATCTATTACATTTAACGCAATACTTGATAGAAGAATTAAAAACCATTAAAGAAGTTCAATTTTTACCTGGACCAGCCCTGTGTAGCTGTATTATTGGAAATGGTATTGTTTCCTTTAAAATACAAGGGGAAAAGTCACAAGATATTGGTTATGTTTTAAATGACTATGGTGTATTTATTAGGGCAGGAAGTCATTGCATGGGGGATGAAAGTTTAGCTGAGGATTCTATTAGAGTAAGTTTACAGATATACAATACTGTGGAAGAGATAGACCGGTTCATTTCTATTATCAAAGAAATAGTTGAAGCAATATAA
- a CDS encoding TVP38/TMEM64 family protein: MSKGSKVLKIALTVVLFMLLIFINKHTPNFNKEQLVNYFQQFNDTKNLEFIFVGTTVVASVLLVPISWFKAIASISFGAEKGFVYALLCANISCAISFLIGRLLGRKAIMGFYKRVFEHRLSEKQKEYFEKSQNLSFTYIFLLRNIYFIPFSLTNYYLGVTNVSFRKYMLASFLGMIPGTFIYTYFIAKSVSITENIMELVFPALLVIAYYALVHICRKKFEERSLSELMN, from the coding sequence TTGAGTAAGGGTAGTAAGGTTTTAAAGATTGCTTTAACGGTTGTCCTGTTTATGCTTTTAATATTTATCAATAAACATACCCCAAATTTCAATAAAGAACAACTAGTAAACTACTTTCAACAGTTCAACGATACAAAAAATTTAGAGTTTATTTTTGTGGGAACGACTGTAGTAGCTAGTGTTTTATTGGTACCGATTTCATGGTTTAAGGCAATTGCAAGTATTTCATTTGGTGCTGAAAAGGGGTTTGTTTATGCACTATTATGTGCAAATATCAGTTGTGCTATTTCTTTTTTGATTGGTAGACTTTTAGGAAGAAAGGCAATAATGGGTTTCTATAAAAGAGTGTTTGAGCACAGATTAAGTGAAAAGCAAAAAGAATACTTTGAAAAAAGTCAAAATTTAAGCTTTACATATATATTTTTACTAAGAAATATTTACTTTATACCCTTTTCATTGACTAATTACTATCTAGGAGTGACCAATGTTTCATTTAGAAAATATATGTTGGCTAGTTTTTTAGGAATGATTCCAGGGACTTTCATTTACACTTACTTTATTGCAAAGTCAGTGAGTATTACAGAAAACATTATGGAGTTAGTATTTCCAGCACTTTTAGTGATAGCTTATTATGCTTTAGTACACATTTGTAGGAAGAAATTTGAAGAAAGATCTTTATCTGAGCTTATGAATTAA
- a CDS encoding iron-containing alcohol dehydrogenase produces the protein MAYADQVFSYFMPTVNLMGAGAVKQVGVQVKNQGGKKVLIVTDAFLNKFGMAGDIKAILEADGLEVVIFDGAQPNPTDLNVEAGLKAFKDNGCDTIVSLGGGSAHDCAKGVGIVAGNGGKIQDYEGVDQSTKPMVPLIAINTTAGTASEMTRFCIITDTSRKVKMAIVDWRCTPSASINDPVLMVNMPAGLTAATGMDALTHAIEAYVSVAATPVTDSAALHAIKLISENLRGAVANGDNFEARKQMAYAQFLGGMAFNNASLGIVHGMAHQLGGFYDLPHGVCNAILLPHVEKFNMLSNPNRFVDIAKAFGENVEGLSTIDAAEVAINAIKRLSQDVGIPSGLAALNVKEKDFKLMAENALKDACSATNPRKASLEDVINIFKDAM, from the coding sequence ATGGCTTATGCAGATCAAGTTTTTAGTTATTTTATGCCAACAGTAAATTTAATGGGTGCGGGAGCAGTCAAGCAAGTAGGGGTACAGGTTAAAAATCAAGGTGGAAAAAAGGTGCTAATCGTTACAGATGCATTCCTGAACAAATTTGGAATGGCAGGGGACATTAAAGCTATTTTAGAAGCTGATGGATTAGAGGTAGTTATTTTTGACGGTGCACAACCAAATCCCACAGACTTAAATGTGGAAGCAGGATTAAAGGCATTTAAAGATAATGGATGTGATACAATCGTTTCTCTTGGTGGCGGATCTGCTCATGACTGTGCTAAAGGTGTGGGAATTGTAGCAGGTAATGGTGGCAAGATACAAGATTATGAAGGCGTTGATCAAAGTACAAAACCAATGGTACCGTTGATTGCAATCAATACAACTGCAGGAACAGCCAGTGAAATGACAAGATTTTGTATTATCACAGACACAAGCAGAAAAGTAAAAATGGCAATTGTAGACTGGCGATGTACACCAAGTGCATCTATTAATGACCCCGTCTTAATGGTTAATATGCCAGCTGGCTTAACTGCTGCTACCGGTATGGATGCTCTAACCCATGCAATTGAAGCCTATGTATCAGTGGCTGCAACACCTGTTACGGATTCAGCGGCTTTACACGCAATCAAATTAATTTCTGAAAATCTTAGAGGCGCAGTAGCTAACGGAGATAACTTTGAAGCTAGAAAGCAAATGGCATATGCTCAGTTTTTAGGGGGAATGGCCTTTAATAATGCAAGTTTAGGAATTGTTCATGGTATGGCACATCAATTGGGTGGATTTTATGACCTACCCCATGGTGTCTGTAATGCAATTTTATTACCACATGTAGAAAAGTTCAATATGCTTAGTAATCCGAACCGTTTTGTTGACATTGCAAAGGCATTTGGTGAAAATGTAGAAGGTCTATCAACAATTGATGCCGCAGAAGTTGCAATTAATGCAATCAAGCGTTTGTCACAAGATGTAGGAATTCCATCGGGCTTAGCAGCATTAAATGTTAAGGAAAAAGATTTCAAACTAATGGCAGAAAATGCGTTGAAGGATGCCTGTAGTGCAACAAATCCAAGAAAAGCATCGTTAGAAGACGTTATCAATATATTCAAAGATGCGATGTAA